In Candidatus Methylomirabilota bacterium, the following are encoded in one genomic region:
- a CDS encoding pitrilysin family protein: MLRLTRIAFALLVLLVFSACAVGRSTPVARAPASPTRHVLPNGVRVVVERHEASDVVALQLWVQAGGRDETASELGLAHYLEHMLFKGTTTRPGGFIDREVEGVGGRMNAGTSLDYTYYHLLLPARRALVGIDILADVSVNASLDDGPLGREKRVVLEEMRLGEDAPMRFLFRQLYEALFDGHPYGRPVIGRADLIRALTRDQLMRFYRHHYVPESFTLVVVGAVSPPEVLEAAARTFGRLPRSGVGRLPVSSVAGARPKNVELVRPGTYAYLGLAWPAPRLDHADTPAVDLLVAILGQSRSSRLTRTVRERLGLVNTISTGYAALEGAGVVTLNAQLDPANLSRAEAEILKEIRRLRDSGVGRAEVERALTTEEARREFRAETAEGRAFVLGHAETTWRLEEELAYTDRLRSVTREQIHAAARRYLDPERFARVVFVPSGPR, encoded by the coding sequence ATGCTTCGGCTGACGCGCATCGCGTTTGCGTTGCTCGTCCTCCTGGTCTTCAGCGCATGTGCGGTCGGTCGTTCGACCCCGGTCGCCCGCGCACCCGCCAGCCCCACTCGCCACGTCTTGCCCAACGGCGTTCGCGTCGTGGTGGAGCGGCATGAGGCCAGCGACGTGGTGGCGCTGCAGCTCTGGGTCCAGGCGGGTGGACGGGACGAGACGGCGTCGGAGCTGGGGCTCGCGCACTACCTCGAGCACATGCTGTTCAAAGGCACCACGACCCGGCCCGGCGGCTTCATCGACCGTGAGGTGGAAGGCGTCGGCGGCCGCATGAACGCGGGGACGTCGCTCGACTACACGTACTACCACTTGCTGCTGCCCGCGCGCCGCGCGCTCGTCGGGATCGACATTCTGGCCGACGTCAGCGTGAACGCCAGCCTCGACGACGGCCCGCTCGGGCGCGAGAAGCGCGTCGTACTGGAGGAGATGCGCCTGGGCGAGGACGCGCCGATGCGCTTCCTCTTCCGGCAGCTTTACGAGGCCCTCTTCGACGGCCACCCGTACGGGCGGCCCGTGATCGGCCGAGCCGACCTGATCCGCGCGCTGACCCGCGACCAGCTCATGCGCTTCTACCGGCACCACTACGTGCCGGAATCGTTCACCCTTGTCGTCGTGGGCGCGGTGAGTCCGCCGGAAGTCCTGGAAGCCGCGGCGCGGACGTTCGGGCGCCTGCCCCGCAGCGGTGTCGGGCGCCTTCCGGTGTCGTCGGTAGCCGGGGCGCGCCCGAAGAACGTCGAGCTGGTACGTCCGGGGACGTACGCCTATCTGGGGCTGGCCTGGCCCGCCCCCCGGCTCGATCACGCCGACACGCCGGCGGTCGATCTCCTCGTCGCCATCCTGGGGCAGAGCCGGTCGTCACGACTGACGCGAACGGTGCGTGAGCGGCTCGGGCTCGTCAATACCATCTCGACGGGCTACGCGGCGCTGGAAGGCGCCGGCGTCGTCACGCTCAACGCGCAGCTCGATCCGGCCAACCTCTCGCGGGCCGAAGCCGAGATCCTGAAGGAGATCCGCCGCCTCCGCGACAGCGGGGTCGGGCGGGCGGAGGTGGAGCGGGCCCTCACGACCGAAGAGGCTCGGCGGGAGTTTCGGGCGGAGACCGCCGAGGGGCGGGCCTTCGTGCTGGGCCACGCCGAGACCACCTGGCGCCTGGAAGAGGAGCTGGCCTATACCGACCGCCTGCGCTCGGTGACGCGCGAACAGATCCACGCGGCGGCGCGCCGCTACCTCGATCCGGAGCGCTTCGCCAGGGTCGTGTTCGTACCGAGCGGCCCTCGATGA
- a CDS encoding trypsin-like peptidase domain-containing protein — translation MRRALLAGLVGLASTTANAAEVSVQEALLSAKPAVALVVAEVSSEVHLRCASGGDVRVTPPPFRETGTGWFITPSGWVITNAHVVSPAFRPPEWLRTQQAQKAARPGCRVADVKLDPSISVILSNGVRLSATVAKYSPPVAGEEMSGQDLALLRLEAADMPALALGDSNALKIGDRVHIVGFPGIVLTHELLNASAKMEASVTNGAVSGFKQDRAGQPVIQTDAPAAWGNSGGPAVDDAGRVVGVLTFVTLAAGAEGGIVQGFNFVIPSQAVRAFLEGTEVKLDEPSRFNQAWQAALHDFFSGNHRRAEPAFAEANRLLPEMPDVRRLSAENAEKIKNPPPVPFPWALVATGVTVVSLGAYGGLLGLRWKRNRFRIRPSEVMKLIETSPEPPVILDVREATTYAQSPVRIPNSLHVAPQALESGSARLPVEPDRTVVAYCT, via the coding sequence ATGCGTCGCGCGTTGCTCGCCGGCCTCGTAGGGCTGGCCTCGACGACGGCCAACGCCGCCGAGGTCTCGGTTCAGGAAGCGTTATTAAGCGCCAAGCCCGCCGTCGCCCTTGTCGTTGCGGAGGTCTCATCGGAGGTCCACCTCAGGTGTGCGAGCGGGGGCGACGTCAGGGTCACGCCGCCACCCTTCCGCGAGACGGGCACCGGGTGGTTCATCACCCCGAGCGGCTGGGTGATCACCAACGCGCATGTCGTCTCGCCGGCCTTCCGCCCACCCGAGTGGCTGCGGACGCAGCAAGCGCAGAAGGCCGCGCGCCCCGGCTGCCGCGTCGCCGACGTCAAGCTCGACCCCTCGATCTCCGTCATCCTCTCGAATGGGGTTCGGCTGTCCGCGACCGTCGCCAAGTACAGTCCGCCGGTCGCCGGCGAAGAGATGTCCGGTCAGGATCTCGCCCTCCTGAGGCTCGAGGCGGCCGACATGCCGGCGCTCGCCCTGGGCGACTCGAATGCCCTCAAGATCGGCGACCGCGTCCACATCGTGGGCTTCCCGGGCATCGTGCTGACTCACGAGCTGCTCAACGCCTCCGCCAAGATGGAAGCCTCGGTGACGAACGGCGCGGTCTCCGGCTTCAAGCAGGACCGCGCGGGCCAGCCCGTGATCCAGACGGACGCCCCCGCCGCCTGGGGCAACAGCGGCGGTCCGGCGGTCGACGACGCGGGGCGCGTCGTGGGCGTCCTCACGTTCGTCACGCTGGCAGCGGGCGCGGAGGGCGGTATCGTGCAGGGCTTCAACTTCGTGATCCCGTCTCAGGCCGTGCGAGCGTTCCTCGAAGGGACCGAAGTGAAGCTCGACGAGCCGAGCCGGTTCAACCAGGCTTGGCAGGCCGCCTTGCACGACTTCTTCTCCGGCAACCATCGCCGGGCGGAGCCGGCGTTCGCCGAGGCCAACCGGCTGCTGCCGGAGATGCCCGACGTCAGGCGGCTCAGCGCCGAGAACGCGGAGAAGATCAAAAACCCGCCGCCCGTGCCCTTCCCCTGGGCGCTGGTGGCGACGGGGGTGACCGTGGTGAGCCTCGGTGCCTACGGCGGCCTTCTCGGGCTCCGCTGGAAGCGCAACCGCTTCAGGATCCGGCCATCGGAGGTCATGAAGCTCATCGAGACGTCGCCTGAGCCGCCCGTGATTCTCGACGTGCGCGAGGCCACGACGTACGCCCAGAGCCCGGTCCGCATTCCCAACTCGCTCCACGTCGCGCCCCAGGCGCTGGAGTCGGGAAGCGCCCGGCTCCCGGTCGAGCCCGACCGCACGGTCGTCGCCTACTGTACCTGA